From the Carettochelys insculpta isolate YL-2023 chromosome 27, ASM3395843v1, whole genome shotgun sequence genome, one window contains:
- the FZR1 gene encoding fizzy-related protein homolog, with amino-acid sequence MDQDYERRLLRQINIQNENTMPCVVEMRRTLTPSNSPMSSPSKHGDRFIPSRAGANWSINFHRINENEKSPSQNRKAKDATSDNGKDGLAYSALLKNELLGAGIEKVQDPQTEDRRLQPSTPEKKSLFTYSLSTKRSSPDDGNEVSPYSLSPVSNKSQKLLRSPRKPTRKISKIPFKVLDAPELQDDFYLNLVDWSSLNVLSVGLGTCVYLWSACTSQVTRLCDLSVEGDSVTSVGWSERGNLVAVGTHKGFVQIWDAAAGKKLSMLEGHTARVGALAWNADQLSSGSRDRMILQRDIRTPPLQSERRLQGHRQEVCGLKWSTDHQLLASGGNDNKLLVWNHSSLSPVQQYTEHLAAVKAIAWSPHQHGLLASGGGTADRCIRFWNTLTGQPLQCIDTGSQVCNLAWSKHANELVSTHGYSQNQILVWKYPSLTQVAKLTGHSYRVLYLAMSPDGEAIVTGAGDETLRFWNVFSKTRSTKESVSVLNLFTRIR; translated from the exons GTAGTTGAGATGAGGCGAACACTGACACCTTCCAACTCTCCAATGTCCTCCCCCAGTAAACATGGAGACCGTTTCATCCCCTCAAGAGCTGGAGCCAACTGGAGCATTAACTTCCACAGGATAAAT GAAAATGAAAAGTCACCaagtcaaaacagaaaagcaaaggATGCTACCTCAGACAATGGCAAAG ATGGCCTTGCTTACTCAGCCTTGCTGAAGAATGAACTGCTGGGAGCAGGGATTGAGAAAGTGCAGGACCCTCAGACAGAGGACAGAAGACTGCAGCCATCCACGCCAGAGAAGAAGAGCCTCTTCACA TACTCCCTCAGCACCAAACGCTCCAGTCCAGATGATGGCAATGAGGTCTCTCCATATTCCCTATCACCCGTCAGCAACAAAAG TCAGAAGTTGCTAAGATCACCTCGAAAACCAACAAGAAAAATCTCCAAGATTCCTTTCAAAGTGCTGGATGCTCCAGAGCTTCAGGATGACTTCTACTTGAACCTCGTGGACTGGTCTTCTCTCAATGTACTCAGTGTTGGCCTTGGTACCTGTGTTTACCTTTGGAGTGCTTGTACTAGCCAG GTGACCCGGTTGTGTGATCTGTCTGTGGAAGGCGATTCTGTGACATCAGTGGGCTGGTCAGAGCGG GGGAACTTAGTCGCAGTTGGAACTCACAAGGGCTTTGTACAGATCTGGGATGCAGCTGCAGGGAAGAAGTTGTCCATGCTTGAGGGTCACACCGCTAGAGTGG GTGCGTTGGCGTGGAATGCTGACCAGCTTTCTTCTGGCAGTCGGGACAGAATGATCCTTCAGAGAGACATCCGGACTCCCCCACTACAGTCTGAGCGACGGCTTCAGGGCCACAGGCAGGAGGTGTGTGGGCTGAAGTGGTCCACAGACCACCAGCTCCTGGCATCGGGTGGAAATGATAATAAG CTCCTTGTGTGGAATCACTCTAGCTTGAGTCCCGTCCAGCAATATACAGAGCACCTAGCTGCTGTGAAAGCTATCGCGTGGTCTCCACACCAGCATGGTCTGCTGGCCTCAGGTGGTGGGACAGCTGACCGCTGCATACGGTTCTGGAACACCCTGACCGGGCAGCCCTTGCAGTGCATTGACACTGGATCACAAGTGTGCAATCTGGCTTGGTCCAAACATGCCAATGAGCTA GTGAGTACCCATGGCTACTCGCAGAACCAGATTCTCGTCTGGAAATATCCCTCATTAACTCAAGTAGCAAAACTCACTGGGCACTCCTACAGAGTCTTATACCTG GCAATGTCTCCTGATGGGGAGGCCATAGTTACAGGGGCGGGCGATGAAACCCTGAGGTTTTGGAATGTCTTCAGCAAAACCCGCTCAACAAAG